The following DNA comes from Lynx canadensis isolate LIC74 chromosome C2, mLynCan4.pri.v2, whole genome shotgun sequence.
GTAATGACAACTattaattatagtttttattattactgtaatttacattttatttacaagGAATACATAATCTATGCTAATGTTGATGAATTACTAAAATGTGGACTACTGAAAACTTTCTTGGTGATATCAGTGTGATGGTCTTGAAAATGCACTGCTTATCTCCTGGAGTGGGGACACAATTGACTTAACAGCTCCAAGCACTTCCTCCAGAACCCACCAGCTTTGCACTCAGACCACGTTTTGCCCGGGCTGCTCCCAGGCAGTAACTGGACACAGTGGGCCTGCTAACGCAGGGCTCTTCCTGCAAGGTGTGGGACTCCTTTAACAGTTACTTTAGCTCAGGGCCTCCCCGTCAGCCTGATCGAAACTTCCGAAACACTGTGCTGCGATCTGAGATGCCCCTCACTTGGACCTCcgttctctctcctcttcacagAGGCCAGACCTGCATTGCAGTGTGAGGCTCTCCCACCTTCTCCAGCTGCCTCTCCATTTCCTTTACCAGAATTTCTTCCACTAAACCTTTGGCttgtctctgtgtgtctgctttGTGGAGGAGCTGGACTTACACACTTATAATAGTTGTTAGAAGTCACAGTCTACACCCGTGAGCACAGAGTGCATATTTTCTCCATCACGTATAAAGTGAATATTAATGCAATGAGTTTAACTCCTTCTTTATGTTATTGCATTTCCTCAGAATTAAAATTTGGTGTTACTGACCAGAAGTTCTCTAGGATGGCATTAGCTACTGTTTCCTCAGGGAAGACTGCTCACATTTAGGACCTCATACCAATCTACACATTAAGTTGTAAGATTGCCCTTATTTAGGACAGTCCTCCATATCTCCGGTCTTTAACGTGATGTGATTTTAGTATTTTCATGAacgaaaaaaaaatctcttcagaaAAGGCTATGATAGctcttcagtgtttatttttatagtcttctgctgatttctttggttttcttattttttttttccctaactgcTCACTTGATTATGATATTTGTGACAGACCAGGTCCAGGGGACAGTCACCATCCGGAACATCAGTGCTCTGTCTTCAGGCTTGTACCAGTGCGTGGCTTCTAATGCCATTGGAACCAGCACCTGCCTTTTGGATCTCCAGGTTATTTCACGTAAGTACATAAAATTCTGATGTCTCCTCTATCTGGAACACCAAGATCTTTGTTAAACCAGAAATGAAGAGTTTCTCTTAATTGTTTTTAGGTGGTTtgaagattaaatataaattcttctggttttattattaaagtaGTTTATAAATGTATTAGTATACTTTTCTGCCTCAGCAAGGTGACATCTTCTTTACAACAGAATGCCTTTCTCCTCCGGGTCGGTCGTGAGAATCAAGTCAGTCACTTGTCTTCAAGTGATTGCATAGTGCTGTAGACATTATAAAAACATAACAGTGATCTTATGGCCACGACAAGacctttttgtattttctcctaATCCTTTTACATCTGCTTAACTGTTAGGTGGCCAGGTCACAAATAAGTGGTGCAGAAATGTTGTCTTTAGATGAGAATTCTGggttatttgaattccagttacaAAATGTAGTGATGGGGTTGGGCTGGGGTGACAGTGAGCCTGCTGACTGCCAGGGTTCCTTTGGGCAGATCAAGCAGGTGAACATCGGTTGCCTGTTCTGCTCTAGGAGTTTCTAGGAGTTGCTCTGCCAAAGTGGTAAGTCCTGTGATGTTCATTTATTCAGAAAGTGTTTGTGAGCCGACCATGTGTCAGTTAGTTCTAGCCACCCAGGACACAGAAAGTTAACTGAGGTTTATACGGATGTAATACTTTAggcagttttgttcattttaagaaGGTTCTGTAGTAAACTTTTATGTTTATAAAGTTGCATGAGTAtatgctatttctctctctctctttctctctttttttgttctttaaatctgccttaaatatattttgcagCCCAGCCCAGGAGCATTGGACTAATAGCTGGAGCCATTGGCACTGGTGCAGTTATTATCATTTTTTGCATTGCACTAATTTTAGGGGCATTCTTTTACTggagaagcaaaaacaaagaggaggaggaagaagaaattcctAATGAAATAAGGTTTGTTTGTCAGATAATTTGTCCTTCATGGCCAGTGTCTGTAATGTGTATCAATTTTTGGCAGCTAAGATTTCTTTGCTAATCCAATGACCGTGATGGCCAAGACAGTTAACATGGCCAagtaatattttttccttgtatGTTACATCAGTTTTCCTCATGATGCTATTCAGTTTCTTACTGCAtcttgagagaggaagagggtcTAACATGTGCCCAACCAGGAGGGCACATGTTAGACCTCCCTCACCTCCTGTATCTCCAAGATAGGAAGGGGTAGGTGGCTGTGACAGTAGAAAAGTTACTTTAGAAAATGTGtttaaggggcacccgggtggctcagtccagattcttgatttcagctcaggtcatgatctcatggttcatgagactgagccccatgtcaggctctaagctgaaagtgcggagcctgcttgggactctgtttctccctctctccctgcccctcccctgcttgtgcactctctctcactctctctctctgtctctgcctctcaaaatagataaataaacatgaaaaaaaaatgtgtttgacaTTGGCATTTATAATAGAAGCTAGAAGGAACACCACAAGACTATACCTGTCCGTGTGTACACAGCGAGGCCAAAGCAATATGGCTTGGTGTGAGGAGACAGTTCAGTCAAGGATATGAATAACTTCAGAAAACAATGTGAAAATCATCTTTAAAGAAAAGTGACTCTTGGATCTACTGTTTTGTAGGGATATGGGAGTACAAACTCGGTCTCACATTGCATCACATCATATCCTAGTTGAGAATGCTTTAATGACGCTAGCTTACTTAGTGTGACACACACAGCCCTTCAGgacctgaccctcccctgcttccctggtcctctctcaccacttctGTGATCCTTGGTGTTCCAGTCTGTTCTGTATTCTCTCATGCCTCAGCGTCATTGCTCAAGCCTCCACCCTCTTCCTGGACCATACTCCTTTCCTTTTCATCCATCTCTCTGGTAAATTCTTTGATCTGATTCAAGATTAGTCAAGGCATCACCTCCTCACAGACGTTTACTTTAGTCCCTTGTCCAGTGTTTCAGACTTGAAGGTGTTCTTGCATTGATTGTCACTCCCATTTTGTCATAGGCTTCTGGGGTATAgagctgtgtattttttttttctttacatgaaACATCTAGTAGAATGcctggtattcaataaatgttaaatgaattagTTAACATCTTAAGTTAAATTAGTAACTTCTCTTAGCCTCTTACAATTCTTACAGGTTTAGATTGTATGCAAGGATAGATTTCATCCCAGCGTAAGATCACTGAGGAAAATCACTTATCAGCATACTACAGTGATTTCTCAAACTCCAAAGTGCAATAAAATCAGGCCAACTCTAACCATTTTTTGAAACTCCACACACCCATAGcttggtttgctaacattttacAGCAACAAGCTCAGTGGATTTCTTCACGGACTATTTTCCCatttagagcaaaaaaaaaaatttatacattcGCAgatgtgcgcgcacacacacatacacatacacacacacttttttcagTTATATTGGAAAATACAGTCTTTGAGATATTTGACATTACCTTTCTACCCTTGGAGATTGAGAAACCTCAAATTTTTCTTGAGGATTGTTTCAAAGGGAATGAATGCCAAAGCTGAGGCCACCAGGACTAATGTGTTTGCTTTCATGATAGTATGGTTTGTCCTGAGAATTTGTACTTCACAGACATACTGGTCTTACCATAAGAAGAAAGAGTCCTGGCAGGAGGGTAGGGTAAAACTCAAGTAAATCCTAAtgacaactttatttttgttcttttccagagAGGATGATCTTCCACCTAAATGTTCTTCTTCTGCCAAAGCATTTCACACCGAGATATCCTCCTCGGAGAACAACACATTGACCTCTTCCAATACGTACAACAGTCGATACTGGAGCAACAACCCAAAAGTTCACAGAAACACCGAGTCACTCAACCACTTCAGTGACTTGCTCCACTCAGGCAATGCCAATATACCGTCCATCTATGCTAATGGGAACCACCTACTCCCAGCTCCACATAAGACTCTAGTAGTGACAGCCAACAGAGGGTCATCCCCACAGGTTGTGTCCAGGAGCAACGGCTCAGTCAGCAGGAAACCTCGGCCTCAACACACACACTCGTACACCATCAGCCAAGCAACACTGGAGCGAATTGGTGCCGTCCCTGTCATGGTGCCAGCCCAGAGTCGGGCCGGGTCCCTGGTATAGGACCTG
Coding sequences within:
- the IGSF11 gene encoding immunoglobulin superfamily member 11 isoform X2 codes for the protein MTSPGSPLAPLLLLSLHGVAASLEVSESPGSIQVARGQTAVLPCTFTTSAALINLNVIWMVIPLSNANQPEQVILYQGGQMFDGAPRFHGRVGFTGTMPATNVSIFINNTQLSDTGTYQCLVNNLPDRGGRNIGVTGLTVLVPPSAPHCQIQGSQDIGSDVILLCSSEEGIPRPTYLWEKLDNTLKLPPTATQDQVQGTVTIRNISALSSGLYQCVASNAIGTSTCLLDLQVISRAFFYWRSKNKEEEEEEIPNEIREDDLPPKCSSSAKAFHTEISSSENNTLTSSNTYNSRYWSNNPKVHRNTESLNHFSDLLHSGNANIPSIYANGNHLLPAPHKTLVVTANRGSSPQVVSRSNGSVSRKPRPQHTHSYTISQATLERIGAVPVMVPAQSRAGSLV
- the IGSF11 gene encoding immunoglobulin superfamily member 11 isoform X3, coding for MTSPGSPLAPLLLLSLHGVAASLEVSESPGSIQVARGQTAVLPCTFTTSAALINLNVIWMVIPLSNANQPEQVILYQGGQMFDGAPRFHGRVGFTGTMPATNVSIFINNTQLSDTGTYQCLVNNLPDRGGRNIGVTGLTVLDQVQGTVTIRNISALSSGLYQCVASNAIGTSTCLLDLQVISPQPRSIGLIAGAIGTGAVIIIFCIALILGAFFYWRSKNKEEEEEEIPNEIREDDLPPKCSSSAKAFHTEISSSENNTLTSSNTYNSRYWSNNPKVHRNTESLNHFSDLLHSGNANIPSIYANGNHLLPAPHKTLVVTANRGSSPQVVSRSNGSVSRKPRPQHTHSYTISQATLERIGAVPVMVPAQSRAGSLV
- the IGSF11 gene encoding immunoglobulin superfamily member 11 isoform X1 produces the protein MTSPGSPLAPLLLLSLHGVAASLEVSESPGSIQVARGQTAVLPCTFTTSAALINLNVIWMVIPLSNANQPEQVILYQGGQMFDGAPRFHGRVGFTGTMPATNVSIFINNTQLSDTGTYQCLVNNLPDRGGRNIGVTGLTVLVPPSAPHCQIQGSQDIGSDVILLCSSEEGIPRPTYLWEKLDNTLKLPPTATQDQVQGTVTIRNISALSSGLYQCVASNAIGTSTCLLDLQVISPQPRSIGLIAGAIGTGAVIIIFCIALILGAFFYWRSKNKEEEEEEIPNEIREDDLPPKCSSSAKAFHTEISSSENNTLTSSNTYNSRYWSNNPKVHRNTESLNHFSDLLHSGNANIPSIYANGNHLLPAPHKTLVVTANRGSSPQVVSRSNGSVSRKPRPQHTHSYTISQATLERIGAVPVMVPAQSRAGSLV